Proteins co-encoded in one Halococcoides cellulosivorans genomic window:
- the surE gene encoding 5'/3'-nucleotidase SurE: protein MTDGPQILLTNDDGIDATGLQVLRDALTDVGSVTVVAPADDRSAVGRSMSDTVRIHEREHGYAVDGTPADCVVAGLASLAPETDLVVSGVNGGANLGAYTLGRSGTVGAAVEAAFWNRPAIAASMYIPVGEDLSAAAVTTDPAAYREAVRATRFLVENAVEAGVFDRAGYLNVNAPMADGDPAGMRVTRPSTVYDMDAVRDGSDLSLKDRIWERMADDDVPDPEDTDRRAIMDGAVSVSPLTAPHTTEHHDALDALATDYDSSA from the coding sequence ATGACTGACGGCCCACAGATCTTGCTCACGAACGACGACGGCATCGACGCGACGGGGCTCCAGGTGCTTCGCGATGCGCTCACCGACGTCGGATCGGTCACCGTCGTCGCTCCGGCCGACGATCGCAGTGCCGTCGGGCGGTCGATGTCCGACACCGTCCGGATTCACGAGCGCGAGCACGGCTACGCCGTCGACGGCACGCCCGCGGACTGCGTGGTCGCGGGCCTGGCCTCACTCGCGCCGGAGACCGACCTCGTCGTCTCGGGGGTCAACGGCGGCGCGAACCTCGGGGCGTACACGCTCGGGCGGTCGGGAACCGTCGGTGCGGCGGTCGAGGCGGCCTTCTGGAACCGGCCGGCGATCGCCGCCTCGATGTACATCCCCGTCGGTGAGGACCTCTCGGCGGCCGCAGTCACGACCGATCCCGCGGCGTATCGCGAGGCCGTCCGGGCGACACGATTTCTCGTCGAGAACGCCGTCGAGGCGGGCGTGTTCGACCGGGCGGGCTACCTCAACGTCAACGCCCCGATGGCCGACGGCGACCCCGCGGGAATGCGGGTGACGCGCCCCTCGACGGTCTACGACATGGACGCGGTGCGGGACGGGTCAGACCTCTCTTTGAAAGATCGCATCTGGGAGCGCATGGCCGACGACGACGTGCCCGACCCCGAAGACACCGATCGGCGGGCGATCATGGACGGGGCGGTGAGCGTCTCGCCGCTGACCGCGCCGCACACGACCGAACACCACGACGCACTCGACGCGCTGGCCACCGATTACGACTCTTCGGCCTGA
- a CDS encoding DUF4013 domain-containing protein, translating into MMVDTGLFDMFSEALEYPLEGDDYTPLLIGSVLAFFSWLVIPAIILNGYYLSVIRTSYDGQRSPPQFEEWGDLFLTGLVGAIISIVYVFVPTVVFVAIFVLTGGTGVLLGGDAGLASFLGGVLIALLVSGVLYLVVWYVLPAALANYARTDSIVAAFSPGQLKTILLNGDYAKAWVIALVIGLLGGFVMGFVNGLFGIVPILGNIVALVITIPISVFIGMAINHLYGIAVAKAI; encoded by the coding sequence ATGATGGTCGACACAGGACTGTTCGATATGTTCAGCGAAGCACTGGAATACCCTCTCGAAGGTGACGACTACACGCCACTGTTGATCGGATCGGTCCTGGCTTTCTTTTCGTGGCTGGTGATCCCCGCGATCATTCTCAACGGATACTACCTGTCGGTCATCAGAACCTCCTACGACGGGCAGCGGTCGCCACCGCAGTTCGAGGAGTGGGGTGACCTGTTCCTGACGGGGCTCGTCGGGGCGATCATCTCGATCGTGTACGTGTTCGTTCCGACCGTCGTCTTCGTCGCCATATTCGTCCTCACCGGTGGGACGGGCGTCCTGCTCGGTGGTGACGCCGGCCTGGCGTCGTTCCTCGGCGGTGTCCTGATCGCCCTGCTCGTTTCGGGTGTCCTCTATCTCGTGGTGTGGTACGTCCTGCCGGCGGCACTGGCGAACTACGCCCGCACGGACTCCATCGTCGCGGCGTTCAGCCCCGGTCAACTGAAGACGATCCTGCTGAACGGCGACTACGCGAAAGCGTGGGTGATCGCACTCGTGATCGGCCTCCTGGGCGGCTTCGTGATGGGATTCGTCAACGGCCTGTTCGGAATCGTCCCCATCCTCGGCAACATCGTCGCGCTCGTCATCACGATTCCGATAAGCGTCTTCATCGGCATGGCGATCAATCACCTCTACGGCATCGCCGTGGCGAAGGCGATCTGA
- a CDS encoding undecaprenyl diphosphate synthase family protein, with protein MHLGLIPDGHRRYADERGISDRRAYLQAKNLLDEIIRDLDSLTDRCSDEVEMIDELTVYALSEENLRRDEEELVILYDMLEAYADEVIDEFPGTRFDVRWLSTAPETMPASTRAAMDRVADHFTGEEVTINVLLSYTGTADIVNAANAIADGSAPVDPPVSADEFAAALDLSTDIDYVVRTGDNPRRECLSGFPIWNASYAEYYHYEKNFPALTVADMQAALDHVTSLRRNEGR; from the coding sequence ATGCATCTCGGGCTGATTCCGGACGGCCACCGGCGCTACGCCGACGAACGGGGGATTTCGGATCGTCGAGCCTATCTCCAGGCGAAGAACCTGCTCGACGAGATTATCCGCGATCTGGACAGTCTGACCGATCGGTGCAGCGACGAGGTCGAGATGATCGACGAACTGACGGTGTACGCACTCTCCGAGGAGAACCTCCGTCGCGACGAGGAGGAACTCGTCATTCTCTACGACATGCTCGAAGCGTACGCCGACGAGGTCATCGACGAGTTCCCCGGGACGCGCTTCGACGTTCGATGGCTCTCGACGGCCCCGGAGACGATGCCCGCCTCGACCCGCGCGGCGATGGACCGGGTGGCCGACCACTTCACCGGCGAGGAGGTCACGATCAACGTCTTGCTCTCGTATACGGGCACAGCCGACATCGTGAACGCCGCGAACGCCATCGCTGACGGCTCGGCGCCGGTCGACCCGCCCGTCTCGGCCGACGAGTTCGCCGCGGCGCTCGACCTCTCGACCGACATCGACTACGTCGTCCGGACCGGCGACAATCCGCGCCGCGAGTGCCTCTCCGGGTTCCCGATCTGGAACGCCTCGTACGCCGAATACTATCACTACGAGAAGAACTTCCCCGCACTCACCGTCGCGGACATGCAGGCCGCTTTGGACCACGTCACCTCGCTCCGGCGCAACGAGGGCCGGTGA
- a CDS encoding phosphatase PAP2 family protein gives MTRRVGLVDLLAGLPDPIRVGAALLTQLGDVWWLIALTVAVWIVDRRRPIVRERSDPIAVLALVIGGYALTTLLKAAFGLPRPPIGSPTGPEWLGPVGRGAIDTMAHADGFGFPSGHAIGATLVYGALARRVTLGTARQRAVVAAGLVGLIATTRLVLGVHYLVDVLAGIAIAVALLAVIERFRPGPRVIVGAATALAGLAAVLTLDPRLAAAAMLPVGGWALAARLDRSLDR, from the coding sequence GTGACCCGACGCGTCGGTCTCGTCGACCTGCTCGCGGGGCTTCCCGACCCAATCCGCGTCGGCGCAGCACTGCTCACCCAGTTGGGTGACGTCTGGTGGCTGATCGCGCTGACGGTCGCCGTCTGGATCGTCGATCGCCGCCGGCCGATCGTTCGCGAGCGATCGGACCCCATCGCCGTTCTCGCGCTCGTGATCGGGGGCTACGCGCTGACGACGCTGTTGAAGGCCGCGTTCGGCCTCCCTCGACCGCCGATCGGATCGCCCACCGGCCCAGAGTGGCTCGGCCCGGTCGGTCGGGGAGCCATCGACACGATGGCTCACGCCGACGGCTTCGGGTTCCCGAGCGGACACGCCATCGGCGCGACACTCGTCTACGGCGCGCTCGCGCGGCGCGTGACGCTGGGGACGGCCCGCCAGCGCGCGGTCGTCGCGGCGGGCCTCGTGGGCCTGATCGCGACGACGCGACTCGTGCTCGGCGTCCACTACCTGGTGGACGTGCTCGCGGGGATCGCCATCGCTGTGGCCCTCCTGGCGGTCATCGAGCGATTTCGGCCCGGCCCGCGCGTGATCGTCGGGGCGGCCACGGCGCTCGCGGGACTCGCCGCCGTCCTCACCCTCGATCCCCGCCTGGCCGCCGCGGCGATGCTCCCGGTCGGCGGGTGGGCGCTCGCCGCCCGCCTCGATCGGTCACTCGACCGCTGA